One window of Mauremys mutica isolate MM-2020 ecotype Southern chromosome 6, ASM2049712v1, whole genome shotgun sequence genomic DNA carries:
- the GLRX gene encoding glutaredoxin-1, with protein sequence MTQEFVQSKIKSDKVAVFIKPACPYCQDAVKLLKKYPFKKGHLEFIDITTEDDMAGIQAYFQQTTGARTVPRVYIGEVCIGGYSDLAALEEQEKLSQKLKQIGAL encoded by the exons ATGACTCAGGAATTTGTGCAGAGCAAAATCAAATCTGATAAAGTGGCTGTTTTTATAAAGCCAGCCTGTCCTTACTGCCAGGATGCAGTGAAACTACTCAAGAAATATCCCTTCAAGAAAGGCCACCTGGAATTCATTGACATCACCACCGAAGATGATATGGCTGGCATTCAGGCTTATTTCCAGCAGACAACAGGGGCAAGAACA GTCCCCCGTGTGTATATTGGAGAAGTCTGCATTGGTGGATATTCTGATCTGGCCGCTTTAGAAGAGCAGGAAAAACTCTCCCAAAAGCTAAAGCAAATTGGTGCTCTATAG